A genomic segment from Nicotiana tabacum cultivar K326 chromosome 7, ASM71507v2, whole genome shotgun sequence encodes:
- the LOC107815387 gene encoding NADPH-dependent aldehyde reductase 1, chloroplastic-like gives MASGGQTFPPQKQETQPGKEHAMDPTPRHSSQDYKPANKLRGKVALVTGGDSGIGRAVCHCFALEGATVAFTYVKSQEEKDAQETLGLLRQAKAADAKDPMAVPTDLGFDDNCKKVVDEVVNSYGRIDILVNNAAEQYEATSIEEINEERLERVFRTNIFSYFFVTRHALKHMKEGSSIINTTSVNAYKGNAKLLDYTATKGAIVAFTRGLALQLVERGIRVNGVAPGPIWTPLIPASFTEEECANFGKQVPMKRAGQPIEVAPSYVFLASSPESSYITGQVIHPNGGTIVNA, from the exons ATGGCGTCTGGTGGCCAAACATTCCCACCCCAGAAACAGGAAACTCAGCCTGGCAAAGAACATGCCATGGACCCCACTCCTCGTCATTCTAGCCAGGATTATAAGCCTGCCAACAAGCTTCGA GGCAAGGTAGCGCTGGTGACAGGAGGCGATTCTGGCATTGGACGAGCAGTCTGCCATTGCTTTGCCTTGGAGGGCGCAACCGTGGCCTTTACTTACGTCAAGTCTCAAGAAGAGAAAGATGCGCAAGAGACACTTGGATTGTTAAGGCAAGCCAAAGCTGCTGATGCGAAGGATCCGATGGCGGTGCCGACCGATTTAGGATTTGATGACAACTGCAAGAAGGTGGTTGATGAGGTTGTGAATTCCTATGGGAGAATTGATATTCTGGTGAACAATGCTGCAGAGCAGTACGAGGCTACCTCTATCGAGGAGATCAATGAGGAGAGGCTTGAGAGAGTCTTTAGAACCAACATCTTTTCTTACTTCTTTGTCACTAG GCATGCTTTGAAACACATGAAGGAAGGTAGCAGCATAATAAACACAACATCAGTGAATGCATACAAGGGGAATGCCAAGCTTCTTGATTACACAGCTACAAAGGGTGCAATAGTTGCATTTACTAGAGGACTTGCTCTTCAGCTTGTTGAGAGGGGAATACGTGTTAATGGCGTTGCTCCTGGTCCAATTTGGACACCACTGATTCCAGCTTCGTTTACTGAAGAGGAATGTGCGAATTTTGGGAAACAAGTGCCAATGAAGAGGGCTGGTCAGCCTATAGAGGTGGCCCCTTCGTATGTTTTCCTGGCTTCTAGCCCTGAATCCTCCTATATAACTGGCCAAGTCATACACCCTAATG GTGGGACCATTGTCAATGCTTAA